One region of Nycticebus coucang isolate mNycCou1 chromosome 10, mNycCou1.pri, whole genome shotgun sequence genomic DNA includes:
- the SLC30A1 gene encoding proton-coupled zinc antiporter SLC30A1 yields MGCWGRNRGRLLCMLMLTFMFMVLEVVVSRVTSSLAMLSDSFHMLSDVLALVVALVAERFARRTHATQKNTFGWIRAEVMGALVNAIFLTGLCFAILLEAIERFIEPHEMQQPLVVLGVGVAGLLVNVLGLCLFHHHSGFSQDSGHGHSHGGHGHSHGLPKGGRVKSTRTGGSDSMAPGEQGPDQEETNTLVTNTSNSNGLKLDPADPEKSSNNDTVEVQVNGNLIREPDNMELEEDDRAGQLNMRGVFLHVLGDALGSVIVVVNALLFYFSWKGCSEGDFCVNPCSPDPCKAFVEIINSTHASVHEAGPCWVLYLDPTLCIVMVCILLYTTYPLLKESALILLQTVPKQIDIRNLIKELRNVEGVEEVHELHVWQLAGSRIIATAHIKCEDPASYMQVAKTIKDVFHNHGIHATTIQPEFASVGSKSSVVPCELACRTQCALKQCCGTLPQTQSGKDTEKTPTVSISCLELSDNLEKKPKRTKVENIPAVVIEIKKMPNKQPESSL; encoded by the exons ATGGGGTGCTGGGGTCGGAACCGGGGCCGGCTGCTGTGCATGCTGATGCTGACCTTCATGTTCATGGTGCTGGAAGTGGTGGTGAGCCGGGTGACCTCGTCGCTGGCGATGCTCTCCGACTCCTTCCACATGCTGTCGGACGTGCTGGCGCTGGTGGTGGCGCTGGTGGCCGAGCGCTTCGCCCGGCGGACCCACGCCACCCAGAAGAACACGTTCGGCTGGATCCGGGCCGAGGTGATGGGGGCTCTGGTTAACGCCATCTTCCTGACCGGCCTCTGCTTCGCCATCCTGCTGGAAGCCATCGAGCGCTTCATCGAGCCGCACGAGATGCAGCAGCCGCTGGTGGTCCTCGGGGTCGGCGTGGCTGGGCTGCTAGTCAACGTGCTGGGGCTCTGCCTCTTTCACCATCACAGCGGCTTCAGCCAAGACTCCGGCCACGGCCACTCGCACGGGGGGCATGGCCACAGCCACGGCCTCCCCAAGGGGGGCCGCGTCAAGAGCACCCGCACCGGGGGTAGCGACAGCATGGCTCCAGGCGAGCAGGGGCCTGATCAGGAGGAGACCAACACTCTGGTGACCAATACTAGTAATTCTAATGGGCTGAAGCTGGACCCAGCAG atccagaaaaatcttcaaataatGATACAGTGGAAGTACAAGTGAATGGAAATCTTATCAGAGAACCTGACAATATGGAATTGGAAGAAGATGATAGGGCTGGACAACTTAACATGCGTGGAGTTTTTCTGCATGTCCTTGGAGATGCCTTGGGTTCAGTGATTGTAGTAGTAAATGCCTTGCTCTTTTACTTTTCTTGGAAAGGTTGTTCTGAAGGGGATTTTTGTGTGAACCCATGTTCCCCTGACCCCTGCAAAGCATTTGTAGAAATAATTAATAGTACTCATGCATCAGTTCATGAGGCTGGTCCTTGCTGGGTGCTATATTTAGATCCAACTCTTTGTATTGTAATGGTTTGTATACTTCTTTACACAACTTATCCATTACTTAAGGAATCTGCTCTTATCCTTCTACAAACTGTTCCTAAACAAATTGACATCAGAAATTTGATAAAAGAACTTCGAAATGTTGAAGGAGTTGAGGAAGTTCATGAATTACATGTTTGGCAGCTTGCTGGGAGCAGAATCATTGCCACTGCTCACATAAAATGTGAAGATCCAGCATCATACATGCAAGTGGCTAAAACCATTAAAGACGTTTTTCATAATCACGGAATTCACGCTACTACCATTCAGCCTGAGTTTGCTAGTGTAGGCTCTAAATCAAGTGTAGTCCCGTGTGAACTTGCCTGCAGAACGCAGTGTGCTTTGAAGCAATGCTGTGGGACACTGCCACAAACCCAATCTGGAAAGGATACAGAAAAGACCCCAACAGTTAGCATTTCTTGTTTAGAACTTAGTGACAATCTAGAGAAGAAGCCCAAGAGGACTAAAGTTGAAAACATCCCAGCTGTTGTGATAGAGATAAAGAAAATGCCAAACAAACAACCTGAATCGTCTTTGTGA